The genomic window CGGCGGGGAGCGCCGCGCGCAGTCGCTCGCGGCGTGGGCGGCCGCGGCATCCGCGTTCCCGATGGTCTTCGGGCACGTGCTGCTCACGTCGTCGCTCGACCTCGTGGTGTGGCCGCTCGTGTGCCTGTTCGCGATGCGGGCGCTGCTACGCAGCGACGGCCGCTGGTGGCTCGCGGTCGGACTCGTCGCCGGGCTCGCGACGTACAACAAGCTGCTCGTCGCCGTGCTGCTCGTGGGCCTCGCGGCCGGACTCCTCGCGTTCGGGCCGTGGCGGGCGCTGCGGTCGCCGTGGCTGTGGGCCGGTGTCGGCCTCGCCGTCGTGCTCGCGCTGCCGAACGTCGCGTACCAGGTCGCGCACGACTGGCCGCAGTCGGCGATGGGCGCGGCACTCGCCGAGAACGACGGCGGCGAGACGCGCTGGCTCATGTGGCCGATGCTCCTGCTCGTCGCGGGGCCGTTGCTCGTGCCGGTCTGGGTGGCGGGGCTCGTGGGGCTTCTCCGGCGGCCGGCGTGGCGCGACATCCGCCTGCTGATCGGGGCGTTCGTGGTGGTGCTCGTGTTCACGTTCGTGGGCAGCGCGCAGTTCCACTACCCGCTCGGGATGGTGCAGGTGCTGCTCGCGCTCGGCTGCGTGCCGACCGCCGAGTGGATGCGCACGCGCGCCCGCCGCGCGCTCGTCTGGTCGGCGGTCGCCCTGAACGGCGCGATCGCGGCGGTGCTCGCCCTGCCGCTCGTGCCCGCCGAGGTGGTCGGCGCGACGCCCGTCCCCGCGATCAACCAGGTCGCGCGCGACACCGTCGGCTGGCCCGCGTACGTGCGGCAGGTCGCGAAGGTCGCGGCCGACCTGCCCGACGCGCCGATCATCACGGCGAACTACGGCGAGGCCGGCGCGCTCGCCCGATTCGGGCCCGAGCTCGGCGTCTCGGCCGACCGGGTGTTCAGCGGGCAGAACGAGCTGTGGTTCCAAGCGCGGCCGTCGGATGGCTCAGGCGCCGCGGTCTTCGTCGGGTACTCGCCGCAGTTCGTGGGCTCGCTGTTCGAGTCATGCGAGGTGGTCGATCGCCTCGACAACGGGGTCGGCGTCGACAACGAGGAGCAGGGCGCGCCGGTCTCG from Agromyces aurantiacus includes these protein-coding regions:
- a CDS encoding glycosyltransferase family 39 protein, which produces MTPAAAAPTPPSERAARAPASSATARPLAPLARGPVLALAAVLAATSNAYGYHRDELYFRMLEPAWGYVDQPPLTPLIARTMASIVDEPWFLHVPAVLAAVAAVFVAALIAREAGGERRAQSLAAWAAAASAFPMVFGHVLLTSSLDLVVWPLVCLFAMRALLRSDGRWWLAVGLVAGLATYNKLLVAVLLVGLAAGLLAFGPWRALRSPWLWAGVGLAVVLALPNVAYQVAHDWPQSAMGAALAENDGGETRWLMWPMLLLVAGPLLVPVWVAGLVGLLRRPAWRDIRLLIGAFVVVLVFTFVGSAQFHYPLGMVQVLLALGCVPTAEWMRTRARRALVWSAVALNGAIAAVLALPLVPAEVVGATPVPAINQVARDTVGWPAYVRQVAKVAADLPDAPIITANYGEAGALARFGPELGVSADRVFSGQNELWFQARPSDGSGAAVFVGYSPQFVGSLFESCEVVDRLDNGVGVDNEEQGAPVSVCTGMVVPWSEAWERFAHLD